Part of the Verrucomicrobiota bacterium genome is shown below.
ACGTGGCCGGGTGGACGATCAAGCAGACGTGGCAGTTCGAGTTGCAGAACAGCAAGGAGATCGACGTGGTGCTGGACATCCGGCGGAACTTCGCGGGGGACTGGACGCTGGTGACCGCGCAAGCCCAAGAGAAGGTGGACGCGACGAAGGTGAAGTTCGTGATCCCGCTCAAGCCGCGGGAGAAGAAGACGTTCACCTACGAACTGACGACCCGCTTCGGGACGAATGCGACGAAGTAACCCGGGAGTTGCATGAATTGCCTGGTGACATGGGTTGCGTCCGCTGCACGCCGGTTGCAGTTCATCGCAACGAGCCTTCGTCCCCATGCAACTTATGCAACCAGGTTACCCCTTGTAACCCTTCTGCCGCTCGCCCTCGCCGCCTGCGCCACCACGCCGAAACAAACCTCCGCAGAGCGACACGCCGCGGCGAAGGCTGCGTTCGACACGACCACGAAGGAATTTCATCTGCCGTCCGCCGAGTCGCGCGGGGCGGAGCGGCAGCGGTTGCTCACGGAAGCCGCGCGCGGTTACGAGCGGGTATTGTCGCGCTACAAAGACCAGCCGTTCTGGTGCGCGCAGGCGTTGCGCAGTCTCGCGAACGTTCGCGCCACGCAGGGCCGCACCGCCGACGCCGTGCGTCTATACGGCGACGTGGCGAACAAGTATCCGGACCAGTCGTGGGAAGTGCTGCAGTCGTGGCGGTCGGCGGCGGATGTGCTTTGGGAGGCAGGAAACCGGGAGCAGGCACGCGTGTATTACCGTCTGCTCATTGAACGTTTCGACACCCCGGATGCGGCACAGGTCGTGAGGACCATCGTCCGCGGCGCGAAGGCGCGGTTGTCGGAGTGAAGCGGTGGACGTCCGGGCGTTGAAGCGTTGCATCGGGCGGCGTTGGCTGCAAAGCACGCAAAGAGCGCATCGGTTCAGAGCCGTTCCCTGTTGCGCCTTCTTCCGTCCTTTGCGGCAGATCAACGCCATCCGTCCTGACAAATGTTTTGCGACACTTTTACCGCGCGCTGGTTGTGGCGCGGTGTCTGCGATAAGTTTGCGACACCTTGAGCACACGCCTGCAGTCAAACCGTCGCCGCGCTCCGCAATTCACCTGATACTCGAACGCCGTTGCAACTGACACTGTCGATCCAATCCGGTCCAGCCCTATGAAGACTTCACGCCGCCTCCCCTGCTCGTTCTCGTCCGCCGATTCACGCCGATGGAAGCTGCCGCTGCTCGCGCCGCGCGGCCGGAGCGCGGGTCTCCCGACTCGCGGGTTCGCGCTGTCGTTCCTGTTCGTCCTCGCCGTCGCGGCGGCGTTGCCCGCGCGCGCGCAGATGCTCCTCAACGTGGACTTCGGCGTCGGCGCGGCGAGCGCGAAGACCGGTTTCGCCGGCACGGGCCGCGCCACGAACGACCACTGGAATCTCTACACGCACTACAATCCCCGCTTCGCGCCCGGCATGCCGCTTGTGCTCGGCAGCCGCCTCGACAGCGTGAAGCTCTCCGACGGCACGCCCACGACCGTCGCCATCGCCGTGACAAACGCGCCCGGCGTGTGGGGCAACTCGACCGGCGACGCGATGTATGACAACTACATCTTCGCGATGAACCGATCGAACATCGTCGTGACCATCACCGGCCTTGAGCCCGGCCGCTACAACCTCCACCTCTACGGCCACGCCGACCCCGACGCCACGGGCGAGCAGAACTCCATCTTCACCGTGCGCTCGGCGAACACGAACTTCGGCCCGATGACCGTCGTGAGTTCCGCAGGTTGGAAGCTGCCCGCGCCGATGGTCGAAGGCCATCAGTTCGTCGTGTTCCGCGATCTGCCCGTCGCGCCTGGCGTGCCGCTCATCATCGAAGTCGCGCCCGGCCCCAATGGCGTCGCCGTCCTCAACGGCCTGCAACTCTCCTCCAAGGGCACCGCGCCGCCGAAGCTCGTGGACGTGCTCCCGCCCGCCCTCCGCCCCGCGCTCACGAATCTCGTTGTGCACAGCATCCGCTACGACGGCAAGGTCGGCGAGACCGAGGCGCGCTTCGCCGTGAGCCTCACCGTCGAGTCGCAGTCCACGAACGACCTCGCGCTGCCGCTCTTCACCGGCGACGTCGCGGTGCTGCCCGGCCCGCTGCCCAAGGACGTGCGCATCGTGCGCGGCACCGGCCAGTATCGCCTGCACGTCGGCGCGCCGGGCACGTTCGACCTCAAGTTCGACGTCGTCGCGAAAATCACCAGGGCCGAGCCATGGAACTCGATCTCCTTCAACGGCCCGCCCGCCGCCATCGCGAGCGTCGTCGCGCAGGCCGCAAGCGCGGGCATGGAAGTCCAGCTCCTCGGCGGCACGCCGCTCGACAACGAGAAGAACAAGTCGCGCGCCGAGGGCTTCCTCGCCGCCGACCGGCTGCTCTCGATGCGCTGGCAGAGCAAGACCACCGAGATCACCCGCAAGTCGCTCATCACCGTGGACACCACCGCCGCGGCGCAAGTCTCGCCGACCGTCGTGAAGTTCACCACCGCGCTGCGCTACGAAATCCTCCAGGCTCCCGTGGCCAAGCTCACCTTCGCGTTCCCGGCCACGCAGACGCTCACGCGGTTGCAGGGCGAACAAATCCGCGACTGGCGCGTCGAGCGCATGCCCGCGGGCGCGCAACCGCCCGGCGGCGGCGGACAGGCCGAGCCGATGTCGCTGCTCACCGTCGAGTTCATCAAGCCGGTCGAGAAATCCTACGCGCTCACGCTCTTCACCGAGCAACCCATCGAGACCACGCCCGTCTCGCTGAACCTCCGCCCGCCGCAGCCGCTCGATGTCGAGCGCGACTCCGGCTCCTTCACGCTGTCCGTGGACGACACGGTCGTCGAGGTCGAGTCCGTCACCGGCCTGCGGCAGGTCAACGCCGCGCCCGGCTCGCTCGCGGCTTATCGTTTCCACGGCTGGCCGCTGGGGCTTGGCGCGCGCGTGCAGCGTATCGAGCCCGTGCTCAAGTCCGCCGACCGCGTCACCGCGCGCCTCGAGGAGACCCGCCTGCTCGTCACGCACTCGATCGCGCTCACCGTCGAGAAGGCCGGCATCTACCACGTCGAGTTCGCCGCGCCGACCAACTTCGTCGTCGCCGATGTGAAGGGCGACGGCGTCGAGGATTGGAAGCTCGCCGACGGAAAGATCCGCGTGAACTTCACCGCGCGCGTGCTCGGCATGCGCACGCTCCACGTCTCGCTCGAACAGGCGCACAAGACCTTCCCGGCGCAGATCGCCCTCGCCGCGCTTCGGCCCGCGGGCGCGACGAAGGAAACCGCCTTCATCGGCGCGGCCAGCTCGCCCGGCATCCGGCTCAAGACCGCCGAGCTCACGAACGCCCGCGAGATTCCCGTCACCCAGCTCGCGCAGCGCACGGGCGAGGAACTGCTCGCCTTCACCGCCGACGACGCCGCGTGGCGCCTGGCGCTCGCGACCGAGCGCCTGCCCGCGCGCATCGTCGCGGACGTCTTCAACCTCATGACCATCGGCGACGGTCTCGTGGGCGGCAGCGCGACCATGCGCTTCGGCCTCATCAACCAGGGCGTGCAGGAGTTCAAGGTCCTCGTCCCCGCGCACTGGAAGAACATCGAGTTCACCGGCCCGAACATCCGCCGCAAGGAACAGGCCTCGAACGTCTGGACCATTTCCCTCCAGGACAAGGCGTGGGGCGGCTACACGCTCGTGGTGACCTACGATTACCAGTTCGACCCGAAGAAGGCCGCGCTCGACCTCGCGGGCGCGCACGCCGAGGGCATCGAGCGCGAGACCGGTTCCGTGGCCGTGACCACCGCGGCGAGCCTCAAGCTCCTGCCGCGCCCCGTCGCCGAGCCGCTGCGCGTGATTGACCCGAGCGAACTGGCCGAGACCGACCGCGCGCTCGTCACGCGGCCCGTCCTGCTCGCGTATCGCTACACCGGCTCGGCCTTCGCGCACACCGTGGACGCCACGCGCTACGACCAGGAGCGCGTGCTGGACGCCGTGGCCGACCGCACGCAGATCACCAGCGTGCTGACCGACGCGGGCGAGATGCTCACGCAGGCGAGCTTCATGGTGAAAAACAACGACAAGCAGACGCAGCGCTTCAAGCTCCCACCCAAGGCCGACTTCTGGGGCTGCTACGTGAACAACGCCCCCATGAAGGCCGAGCGCGACGGCGAATGGCTCCTCGTCTCCCTCCCGCGCGGCGCCAACCGCGACGAGGCCTTTGCCGTGGACATCGTCTATGCCCAGAAGCTCGACGCGCTCAAGGGCGGCCTCTGGCCGCAGGCCGTCGCCCTCACCGCGCCGCAGACCGACGTGCCCAACACCTACGCCGAGTGGGAACTCTACGTGCCGCCCTCGCGCCGCGTCACCGACCTCGGCGGCACGATGGCCGCGCCGCGCGGACTCAGCTACGGACTGCGCGACGCGTGGCGCCTGTTCGTGCAGAACTACTCCGACTTCATCTCCGAGCGGGGCCTCGGCCTCGCCATCGCGGGCTTTGTCGCACTCTTTGCCGTGTCATTTGTCGGCCAGCTTGTGCGACGCGGGATGAAAGGGGCGGTGAAAGTCGTCGCCGTGTTCGGCGTGTTCGTCGTGCTCGGGGCCATCCTCGTGCCGATGATGATGCAGGTGAAATCCTCTGGATTGGCGGGCGGCTACATGCCGCAATCCGCTACCGAGCCTTTGGCCGAGCGCGTCGATGACGTGCGGAGTTTCGCCACCCGCGGCGGCGAAGAGATGCCTCGAAGCAGTTCGAGCCCGGCTGAACAACGCGCAAGGCCGATGGGTGGCCCTGCTGCGAAATATGCAAATGGCCCGCAACAGAGTGGCCAACTCGTGGACGGCTCCGCGCAGGGCCGCCGCGAGCGCGCCGCGGGTTCGGTGCTGCGCATGGAGGAGTTCACGGTCGGCGCGGCTCCTGCGCAGCCGATGACGCCACCGATGGCCGGCCTTCCGGCTCCTGCGAAGCCCGCCGGTGGCGCTGGCGGGCCGGCTGATGAGTCGCGCAATTCCTTCGCGGTTGGCTCCGCGAACTCTCCAGCGCCGGCCGGCGCCGGACTTGGCGTCGGCGCGGGCGAGGGCTTCACCACCGTCGCCAATCCCGCCGCGGCGACGGTTGCGGGCATCCGGTCCATCCGCATTGACCTGCCCCGCTCGGGACGTCCGCTGCTCTTCACCAAGGTGCTCAACTCGGGCAGGGACCCGCTCACGGTCGAGATGTCCGTGATGAAGGCGAAGGTGTTCACCGTGCTGCGGTCGGTGTTGCAACTCGTGGCGTTCCTCGCCGGGCTGGGGCTGGTGCTGGCCGAGTGGCGGCGCGTGGAGTCGAGCAGCCTGCGCCTCGCGTTCGGCCTCGCGCTCGGGCTGGGCAGCGTGACACATCTCGCGCTCGCGAGCCGCACGCTGCACTTCGCCTTCATCGCCGCCGCGCCCGTGCTCGCGCTCGCGCTGTTCCTCTGGGTGGCGTGGAAGCTGTGGCCGGCCAGAACGCGGAATGCGGATTTCGGATTGCAGAATGATGGAGGCGACGGCGCGACAGCGACCCCGGCTGGTCCGACGGGTCCGACCGATCCGACTTCGTCCTCGTCGTCGTCGAATCCCATCCCGCCCGCCGCCGCCGGCATCGCGCTGTTCTTCCTGCTCGGCGCGTCGGCATCTGGCCAGTCCGCATTCCGCAATCCGCAATCGCCAGTCGAAACGAACGCCGTGAGCCTCACGAGCGCCACCTACACCGGCACGATTCGCGAGAAGGTCGCCGAGTTCACCGCGGCGCTCACGCTCGCCAGCGCCAGCACCAACCCGGTCACGTTCCCGCTGTTCGGCGATGACGTGGCGTTGCGCGAGTTCAGCGTCAAGGCCGGCCACGCGCTGCTCGTGCGCGAGGGCTCGCGCGTGAGCGTGCTGCTCACCAACCGCGGCGAGGCCGTGCTCGAAGTAAAGCTTGCCGCGAAGGTCGGCGGCGACGTGGCGAAGCGGCGGCTTCAGTTCGGGCTGCCCGCCGCGCTTGCGAGCAAGCTCTCGGCGACGCTCGACGAGAAGGACGCGGACGTGGAGTTCCCGAGCGCGGTGTCGTTCCAGCGCGTCGCCACGGGCGACCAGACGCGCATCGATGCCATCATCGGCTCCGAGGACCGGGTGGAGCTGACGTGGACGCCGCGGGTCAAGCGCGTGGCGGAGATGGAGGCGACGCTGTTCACGGTGAGCTCGACGCTTGTGTCGCTCGGCGGCGGCGTGCTCAACGCGCGCACGGTGATTGATTACCAGATCGCGCAGGGCGAGTTGCGGCAGGCGCGCGTGAAGCTGCCCGCCGGACAGCGGCTGTTGCGCGTCGAGGGGCAGCTCATCCGCACATGGGAACTGCTCACCGACGACACGCTCGTGGTGGACCTCGTGAAGGGCGCGACCGCCAGCTACAAGCTCACCCTCGAGACGGAGCAGTTGCTCGCGGCCATCCCCGCGCCCGGCTCGGGGCAACCGCTCGCGGTGAAGATCGCCATCCCCTCGACCACGGCCGCCAGCGGCGACGTGAAGCGCGAGACCGGGCTGGTCGGCGTGGCCGGCGGCGAGGAACTCACCGTCAGCGTCGAGGGCGGCACCGAGTTGCAGCGCGTGGACTCCGCGGAGTTCGCGCGACTCTCGCCGACGCTCGGGCAGGTGAACGCGGGCGTGTGGCGTTACTTCCGCCCCGGGTTCTCGCTCACGGCGCAGGTCTCGCAGGTGCAGGCGCAGCTCGAGGCGGGCATCACACAGCGGCTCCGCATCGCGGCGGAGGAACTCCGCCTCGCGGCCGAGATCAGTTACACGGTCAGGAAGGCCGGCATCTTCCAGCTTCGCGCGCAGATTCCCGACGGCTGGCGCATCGAGAGCGTCGGCTACTTCGACGCCGCGATGCGCGCGCGGGGCAGCGCGTTCATGCTCGTGAACAACTGGACGGAGAAGAAGGTGGGCGCGGCGCGCGTGCTGGAGGTGCCGTTGCGCGAGCGCACCATCGGCAGCGTGTCGCTGCTGGTCATCCTCGCGCAGACGGTGAAGGAAACGCCCAAGTCGCTCGCGGTGCCGGCGGTGCACCCGCTCGGCGTCGAGAAGCTCAACGGCTACGTGGCCGTCGCCACCGACACGGGCATCGCCGTGAAGACCGAGAACTTCGACGGCGCGACGGAGGTTCCCGCGGCGACGGTGCCGGCGGGTGTTTATCGCGGCATGAACCAGGTGCCGACGCTGGCGTTCAAGTTCATCAGCACCACGCCCGTCGAGACCGCGCCGTGGAAGCTCTCCGTGACGACCGAGCAGCTCGAATCGTGGATTCGCGCCGAGGTCGCGAACATCGTGACCGTGAGCGAGACGCTGCTCAGCGGCCGCGTGCTCATCCGATACGACATCGCCAATTCGCCGGTGAAGGAATTCCAAATCCGCGTGCCGGTGACCGTGACGAACGTGGACATTTCCGGCGGCGCGATCCGGCGGCGCGACCAGACCAACGACGTGTGGAAGATCGAGTTGCAGAACAAGGTGCGCGGGACCTTCACGCTCGTGGTGACGTGGGAGCAGCCGCGAAAGGCCGGAAGCTCGAACGCGCCGGTGGAGATTCCCGTGGTCGAGGCGCTCGGGGTCGAGCGCGAGACGGGCGCGGTGGCGGTGCTCGGCCGCGCGCCGTTGCAGGTGACCGAGCGCAGCACGACAGGCGAGATGCACAAGATTGACCCGCGCGAGCTGCCCGAGTGGAGCGGCTTGCAGGCCGGCGTGTCGGGCAAGGACTCCGTGCTGCTGGCGTATCGCTACCTGCGCCCCGGCTGGAAGCTCACCGCCAACGCGCAGCGCTACCAGGAAGCCGGAGTGTTGCAGGCGCTCGTGGACAGCCTGCGGCTGATGACCGTCGTCGCCGAGGACGGCCAGATGATGACCGAGATGACGCTC
Proteins encoded:
- a CDS encoding tetratricopeptide repeat protein, whose translation is MNCLVTWVASAARRLQFIATSLRPHATYATRLPLVTLLPLALAACATTPKQTSAERHAAAKAAFDTTTKEFHLPSAESRGAERQRLLTEAARGYERVLSRYKDQPFWCAQALRSLANVRATQGRTADAVRLYGDVANKYPDQSWEVLQSWRSAADVLWEAGNREQARVYYRLLIERFDTPDAAQVVRTIVRGAKARLSE